Below is a genomic region from Acinetobacter tibetensis.
TCAGGAGAACATCATGAGCTATCAAAAACTCAGCCGTAACCAAATTGCAGAACGTGTGGCACAAGATATTCCTGATGGGGCTTATGTCAATCTCGGTATTGGCTTACCGACCAAGATAGCCAGCTATCTGCCTTCAGATAAAGATGTGTTCTTACATTCTGAAAATGGTTTATTGGCTTTTGGTCCACCGCCCGCCGCAGGTGAAGAAGATCCTGAGTTGATCAATGCAGGTAAAGAATATGTGACCATGTTACAAGGCGGAGCCTTTTTCCATCATGGGGACTCGTTTGCCATGATGCGGGGTGGGCATTTGGATATTGCGGTTCTCGGTGCCTTCCAAGTCGCGGCCAATGGGGATTTGGCCAATTGGCATACCGGCGCACCCGATGCAATTCCGGCTGTGGGTGGTGCAATGGACTTAGCCGTCGGTGCTAAGAAG
It encodes:
- a CDS encoding 3-oxoacid CoA-transferase subunit B, which codes for MSYQKLSRNQIAERVAQDIPDGAYVNLGIGLPTKIASYLPSDKDVFLHSENGLLAFGPPPAAGEEDPELINAGKEYVTMLQGGAFFHHGDSFAMMRGGHLDIAVLGAFQVAANGDLANWHTGAPDAIPAVGGAMDLAVGAKKVFITTDHVTKQGEPKIVAELSYPATGLKCVDRIYTDLCVIDVTADGLNVIEKVDGLSFAELQAMTGAPLVDATQG